A single region of the Acidobacteriota bacterium genome encodes:
- the dnaK gene encoding molecular chaperone DnaK: MSKVIGIDLGTTNSVVAVMEGGEPTVITNPEGSRLTPSVVAFTKSGERLVGQVAKRQAATNAENTIYSIKRFMGRRFDEVSDEMKLVPYHVVRDGNDVRIEAGGQKWAPPQISAMILQKLKQAAEEYLGQPVSQAVITVPAYFNDAQRQATIEAGRIAGLDVKRLVNEPTAAALAYGLDKKRDQTIAVFDFGGGTFDISILEVGEGVVEVKSTNGDTHLGGDNLDQRVIEWIIAEFKKQDGIDLSKDRMALQRLREAAEKAKIELSTTMQTDISLPFITADASGAKHLSLQLTRARFESLVEDLLQRALGPTRQALADAGLQASGIDEVVLVGGSTRVPRVQQLVKELFGKEPNKSVNPDEVVAIGAAVQAGVLTGEVKDLLLLDVTPLSLGIETLGGIMTRLIERNTTIPTRKSEVFSTASDNQPSVEVNVVQGERQMARDNKSLGKFHLDGIPPAPRGVPQVEVTFDIDANGVVNVSAKDRATGKEQKITITGSSGLSKDEVDKMMKDAELHAEEDRKRREQIETRNKAEQAAYAAERMLADAGDKLTDADKQPVTDAIAAVRTALQGEDNAAIESAVERLVQAQGKAAEALYRQTQDAGQPGGSTEGAAGSTPADGEVIDAEVVDEK, from the coding sequence ATGAGCAAAGTCATTGGTATCGACCTCGGAACGACCAACTCGGTCGTAGCGGTCATGGAGGGTGGGGAACCCACCGTCATCACGAATCCGGAAGGCAGCCGGCTGACGCCGTCGGTCGTGGCCTTCACCAAGTCCGGCGAGCGGCTGGTGGGCCAGGTCGCGAAGCGACAGGCCGCGACCAACGCCGAGAACACCATCTATTCGATCAAGCGCTTCATGGGGCGTCGCTTCGACGAGGTCAGCGACGAGATGAAGCTCGTGCCTTACCACGTCGTCAGGGATGGCAACGACGTGCGCATCGAGGCGGGTGGCCAGAAGTGGGCGCCGCCGCAGATCAGCGCGATGATCCTCCAGAAGTTGAAGCAGGCCGCCGAGGAGTACCTCGGGCAGCCCGTGTCGCAGGCCGTCATCACGGTGCCCGCGTACTTCAACGACGCGCAGCGCCAGGCCACCATCGAAGCGGGCCGTATCGCCGGTCTCGACGTCAAGCGCCTGGTCAACGAGCCGACGGCCGCCGCGCTCGCGTACGGTCTGGACAAGAAGCGCGATCAGACGATCGCCGTCTTCGACTTCGGCGGCGGCACCTTCGACATCTCGATCCTCGAGGTAGGCGAAGGCGTGGTCGAAGTGAAGTCGACCAACGGCGACACGCACCTCGGCGGTGACAACCTCGATCAGCGCGTGATCGAGTGGATCATCGCGGAATTCAAGAAGCAGGACGGGATCGATCTGAGCAAGGACCGCATGGCGCTCCAGCGGCTGCGTGAGGCGGCCGAGAAGGCCAAGATCGAGCTTTCGACGACGATGCAGACAGACATCAGTCTGCCGTTCATCACGGCCGACGCGTCGGGCGCCAAGCACCTCTCGCTGCAGCTCACGCGGGCGAGGTTCGAGTCGCTCGTCGAGGATCTGCTCCAGCGCGCCCTCGGACCGACGCGGCAGGCTCTGGCCGACGCGGGCCTGCAGGCGTCCGGCATCGACGAGGTCGTGCTGGTGGGCGGCTCCACGCGCGTGCCGCGCGTACAGCAACTCGTGAAGGAGTTGTTCGGCAAGGAGCCGAACAAGAGCGTGAACCCCGACGAAGTCGTGGCGATCGGCGCCGCGGTGCAGGCCGGCGTGCTCACGGGCGAGGTCAAGGACCTGCTCCTGCTCGACGTGACGCCGCTCTCGCTCGGCATCGAGACGCTCGGCGGCATCATGACGCGCCTCATCGAGCGCAACACCACGATCCCGACGCGCAAGAGCGAGGTCTTCTCGACGGCGAGCGACAACCAGCCGAGCGTGGAAGTCAACGTCGTGCAGGGCGAGCGCCAGATGGCGCGCGACAACAAGAGCCTTGGCAAGTTCCATCTCGATGGCATTCCGCCCGCACCGCGCGGTGTGCCGCAGGTGGAAGTCACGTTCGACATCGATGCCAACGGCGTGGTCAACGTGTCGGCGAAGGACCGTGCCACGGGCAAGGAGCAGAAGATCACCATCACCGGCTCCAGCGGCCTCAGCAAGGACGAGGTCGACAAGATGATGAAGGACGCCGAACTGCACGCCGAGGAGGACCGCAAGCGGCGTGAGCAGATCGAGACGCGCAACAAGGCGGAGCAGGCGGCCTATGCGGCCGAGCGCATGCTCGCCGACGCCGGAGACAAGCTCACCGACGCGGACAAGCAGCCGGTCACCGACGCGATCGCGGCGGTGCGCACGGCGCTGCAGGGGGAAGACAACGCGGCCATCGAGAGCGCCGTGGAGCGGCTCGTGCAGGCGCAGGGCAAGGCCGCCGAGGCGCTGTACCGGCAGACCCAGGACGCGGGTCAGCCGGGCGGATCCACCGAAGGCGCGGCAGGCAGCACCCCGGCCGATGGGGAAGTGATCGACGCCGAGGTCGTGGACGAGAAGTAG